One window from the genome of Candidatus Synechococcus calcipolaris G9 encodes:
- the ndhK gene encoding photosynthetic/respiratory NAD(P)H-quinone oxidoreductase subunit K — protein MTNTTTPSVLNPINRPDVPQELGENIILTSLNDVYDWARLSSLWPLLYGTACCFIEFAAMIGSRFDFDRFGLVPRNSPRQADLLITAGTITMKMAPALVRLYDQMPNPKYVIAMGACTITGGMFSSDSYSAVRGVDKLIPVDVYLPGCPPRPEAIMDAIIKLRKKIANEHINERGNLAQTHRLYTVKHQMKAVPPILTGEYLNAASRQAPPQAIAEAMGMPVPAILEAASESVPLTP, from the coding sequence ATGACAAATACGACAACACCAAGCGTTCTCAATCCCATTAACCGCCCAGACGTGCCCCAGGAATTGGGTGAAAATATTATTCTCACCTCCCTCAATGACGTTTACGATTGGGCCCGCCTTTCAAGCCTATGGCCCCTCCTCTACGGCACGGCGTGCTGCTTCATTGAGTTTGCGGCCATGATTGGCTCCCGCTTTGATTTTGATCGTTTTGGTTTGGTTCCCCGGAATAGTCCCCGCCAAGCGGATCTATTGATTACCGCCGGTACAATCACGATGAAAATGGCTCCAGCCCTTGTGCGTCTCTATGATCAAATGCCCAATCCCAAGTATGTGATTGCCATGGGAGCCTGCACTATTACGGGGGGAATGTTTAGCTCCGATTCCTACTCCGCTGTGCGGGGAGTCGATAAACTAATTCCGGTGGATGTGTATTTGCCCGGTTGTCCGCCGCGCCCAGAGGCGATCATGGATGCCATTATTAAGCTCCGCAAAAAAATTGCCAATGAGCATATTAATGAGCGGGGAAATCTAGCCCAAACCCATCGCCTCTATACGGTGAAACACCAAATGAAGGCCGTTCCTCCCATTTTGACCGGGGAATATCTGAATGCCGCTTCCCGCCAAGCTCCACCCCAGGCGATCGCTGAGGCCATGGGAATGCCGGTTCCGGCGATTTTAGAGGCTGCTTCTGAGTCCGTTCCCCTTACCCCTTAA
- a CDS encoding lysophospholipid acyltransferase family protein translates to MSRDTASQVQPWLYWLLWPLHRLLLFIYFSNIKIIGREHLLSQGACILAPKHCSRWDPVILALLRPSPLRFMTNANQFSGIQGWFIRRLGAFAVNLSRPQPSCLRHCQELLASGQTLVLFPEGGIQPDRLRPLKSGLARIALQAEALTHQPIPIIPIALGYAPAPKFRAQVCIYICPPLFTTDAVESIRPSDSELENMPEPRAIAQAMTQQLQQSLEVGLAQINTLINSIE, encoded by the coding sequence TTGAGCAGGGATACGGCTTCCCAGGTTCAACCCTGGTTATATTGGCTCCTCTGGCCCCTTCATCGCCTTCTGCTATTTATCTATTTCTCTAATATAAAAATAATCGGCCGCGAACATCTCCTCAGCCAGGGAGCCTGTATTCTTGCGCCGAAGCACTGTAGTCGTTGGGATCCCGTTATCCTAGCCTTGCTTCGGCCATCTCCCCTACGATTTATGACCAATGCCAACCAATTTTCAGGAATTCAGGGATGGTTTATTCGTCGGTTAGGGGCTTTTGCGGTGAATTTAAGCCGACCCCAACCCTCCTGTTTACGCCATTGTCAGGAACTATTGGCTTCTGGTCAAACTCTGGTTCTCTTTCCAGAAGGGGGCATCCAACCCGATCGCCTCCGTCCCCTCAAATCTGGTTTAGCTCGCATTGCTCTCCAGGCTGAAGCCCTGACCCATCAACCTATTCCCATTATTCCCATTGCCCTAGGATATGCCCCTGCACCTAAATTTCGCGCCCAAGTGTGCATTTATATTTGTCCCCCCCTATTTACGACGGACGCGGTAGAGAGTATCCGCCCATCGGACTCAGAATTAGAAAATATGCCAGAGCCACGGGCGATCGCCCAGGCCATGACTCAACAGTTACAACAGTCTTTAGAAGTGGGTCTAGCCCAGATCAACACCCTGATCAATTCAATAGAATAG
- a CDS encoding DUF4351 domain-containing protein, with product MNPVFHGYIFREGMMRESVIYQEILQEGERKGLQKGRLEGECTLVLRQLRRRLGTLPDGVVHQIYGLSLDQLESLGEALLDFQGFDDLEMWLTSQLNS from the coding sequence TTGAATCCAGTATTTCATGGCTATATTTTTCGGGAGGGAATGATGCGCGAATCAGTGATTTATCAAGAAATTCTTCAGGAAGGGGAACGCAAAGGGCTGCAAAAAGGACGATTAGAGGGCGAATGTACCCTTGTCCTCCGCCAACTCCGCCGACGACTGGGGACTCTCCCTGATGGGGTTGTTCACCAGATATATGGGTTATCCCTCGACCAATTGGAATCCTTGGGGGAAGCTCTCTTGGATTTTCAAGGCTTCGATGATCTAGAAATGTGGCTAACATCACAGCTCAACAGTTAG
- a CDS encoding UPF0175 family protein, with product MQITLNLPDHLSQAETFNQGDWLREIAIALFQQERISLSRASKIAGMEIMEFQKLLANRGICVHYDVEDFEQDVQHLRDRGWL from the coding sequence ATGCAAATTACTCTGAACCTGCCTGATCACCTCAGCCAAGCTGAAACCTTTAACCAGGGCGACTGGCTTCGGGAGATTGCAATTGCGCTGTTTCAGCAAGAGCGGATTTCCCTCAGCCGCGCCAGCAAGATTGCGGGGATGGAAATCATGGAATTTCAAAAGCTGCTGGCAAATCGGGGTATTTGTGTTCATTACGATGTAGAAGACTTTGAGCAGGATGTTCAGCATCTGCGCGATCGCGGCTGGCTATGA
- a CDS encoding DUF3368 domain-containing protein has translation MIVVSDTSALSNLAIIDQLWLLEAIYQIVIIPDVVASELAAASNLKISAILKVGWLQTQSLTNTQLSDQLQQEQGLNAEEFLINGRLDRREATRLGLSIPGVLGILLIDGQARLLLFSCQ, from the coding sequence ATGATCGTTGTCAGCGACACCTCTGCCCTTTCTAATCTTGCTATTATTGATCAGCTGTGGTTGCTAGAAGCCATTTATCAAATCGTTATTATTCCTGATGTTGTTGCCAGCGAATTAGCAGCCGCTAGCAATCTCAAGATTTCAGCCATTCTCAAAGTGGGCTGGCTTCAAACCCAATCCCTGACAAATACCCAACTTTCTGACCAACTGCAACAAGAACAGGGACTCAATGCCGAGGAATTTCTCATTAATGGACGGTTAGATCGCCGTGAAGCCACTCGCCTAGGGCTTTCCATCCCAGGTGTTTTGGGAATTTTGCTGATTGACGGACAAGCTAGACTGCTATTGTTTTCATGCCAATGA
- a CDS encoding tetratricopeptide repeat protein, translating into MKLWIQSVLIAPVVVLSVHESVKAVESSSVVEQRLEQPQSAQPTLLTQKELAQKELDEANELYQQAENLYYKRDYEAALPLYQRSLRIRERALGENHPDVATSLRGLAELHSSQGNYGAALLLHQRSLRIRETVLGKNHPDVAQSLNNVALLYSKQGNYEVALPLYQHSLRIRKTALGENHPDVAQSLNNLASLYYKKGNYQVALPLHQRSLRIRETVLGNNHPDVATSLNNLALLYSDQGNYEAALPLYQRSLRIRETTLGENHPRVATVLNNLANLYHEQGSHELALPLYQRSLRILETVLGENHPNLATILNNLANLYSDNGNEAAAIPLRQRAERIQQMGGSP; encoded by the coding sequence ATGAAATTATGGATTCAATCGGTTCTCATCGCTCCCGTAGTGGTGCTTTCAGTTCATGAGTCTGTCAAAGCAGTGGAAAGTTCCTCGGTTGTTGAGCAGAGACTTGAGCAGCCACAAAGTGCCCAGCCTACTTTACTGACTCAGAAAGAATTAGCTCAGAAAGAACTCGACGAAGCCAATGAACTGTATCAGCAAGCCGAAAATCTCTATTATAAAAGAGACTATGAAGCCGCCCTGCCCCTATACCAGCGCAGTTTAAGGATTCGGGAAAGGGCATTAGGTGAGAATCATCCCGATGTTGCCACAAGTCTCCGTGGTCTGGCCGAGTTACACTCCAGCCAAGGAAATTATGGGGCTGCCTTGCTCCTGCATCAGCGCAGTTTAAGGATTCGAGAAACCGTATTAGGTAAGAATCATCCCGATGTTGCCCAGAGTCTTAATAATGTGGCTCTTTTGTACTCCAAACAAGGGAATTATGAAGTAGCCTTGCCTCTGTATCAACACAGTTTAAGGATTCGGAAAACCGCGCTAGGAGAAAATCATCCTGATGTTGCCCAGAGTCTTAATAATCTAGCCAGTTTATACTATAAAAAAGGAAATTATCAAGTAGCTTTACCTCTGCATCAACGCAGTTTAAGGATTCGAGAAACTGTATTAGGTAACAATCATCCTGATGTTGCAACGAGTCTTAATAATCTGGCTCTTTTATACTCAGACCAAGGGAATTATGAAGCTGCCTTGCCCCTATATCAGCGCAGTTTAAGAATTCGAGAAACCACATTAGGCGAGAATCATCCCAGGGTTGCAACGGTTCTTAATAATTTGGCCAACTTATACCATGAACAAGGAAGCCATGAATTAGCCTTGCCTCTGTATCAACGCAGTTTAAGGATTTTGGAAACTGTATTAGGGGAGAATCATCCCAATCTTGCAACGATCCTTAATAATTTGGCTAATTTATACTCTGACAACGGAAATGAGGCGGCCGCCATACCCCTACGTCAACGCGCTGAAAGGATTCAACAAATGGGGGGTTCTCCTTAG
- a CDS encoding tetratricopeptide repeat protein, which produces MKFWVQSALIAPLVVLSVLGCTNNVDKADELHQQATILYEQRDYEAALPLYQRALEIRETALGENHPDVAASLNNLALVYSNQGNYEAALPLYQRSLRIVETELGENHPSVAGTLSNLGTLYSRQGNYGAALPLFQRSLRIRETALGANHPDVAASLYNLALLYYDQGNYEAALPLYQRSLRIFETELGENHREVLMVLDNLAELYSRQGNNEAALPLRRRSLRIRETALGLTPTFH; this is translated from the coding sequence ATGAAATTCTGGGTTCAATCGGCTCTCATCGCTCCCTTAGTGGTGCTTTCAGTTCTTGGATGTACAAACAATGTTGATAAAGCCGATGAACTGCATCAGCAAGCCACAATTCTTTATGAACAAAGAGACTATGAAGCGGCCCTGCCCCTATATCAGCGCGCTCTAGAGATTCGAGAAACCGCACTCGGTGAGAATCATCCCGATGTTGCAGCTAGCCTTAATAATCTGGCTCTTGTATACTCTAACCAAGGAAATTATGAAGCCGCCTTGCCCCTGTATCAACGCAGTTTAAGAATTGTGGAAACCGAGCTGGGCGAAAATCATCCCAGTGTTGCAGGTACCCTTAGTAATCTGGGTACTTTATACTCTCGCCAAGGAAATTATGGAGCCGCCTTGCCCCTATTTCAACGCAGTTTAAGGATTCGAGAAACCGCACTCGGTGCAAATCATCCCGATGTTGCAGCTAGCCTTTATAATCTGGCTCTTTTATACTATGACCAAGGGAATTATGAAGCCGCCTTGCCCCTGTATCAGCGCAGTTTAAGGATTTTTGAAACCGAACTCGGTGAGAATCATCGCGAGGTTTTAATGGTTCTTGATAATCTGGCTGAATTATACTCTCGTCAAGGAAATAATGAAGCCGCCTTGCCCCTACGTCGACGCAGTTTAAGGATTCGAGAAACCGCACTCGGACTCACCCCGACGTTTCATTGA
- a CDS encoding tetratricopeptide repeat protein — protein sequence MAALYHDQGNYQAALPLYQRSLRIRETALGENHPDVADSLENLASLYSEQGNEAAALPLRQRAERIRQMAGSP from the coding sequence TTGGCTGCCTTGTACCACGACCAAGGAAATTATCAAGCTGCCTTGCCCCTGTATCAACGCAGTTTAAGGATTCGAGAAACCGCACTCGGTGAGAATCATCCCGATGTTGCAGATAGCCTTGAGAATCTGGCTAGTTTGTATTCTGAACAAGGAAATGAGGCGGCCGCCTTACCCCTACGTCAACGCGCTGAAAGGATTCGACAAATGGCGGGTTCTCCTTAG
- a CDS encoding tetratricopeptide repeat protein: MKFWVQSALIAPLVVLSVLGCTNNVDKANELHQQATILYEQRDYEAALPLYQSALEIREAELGENHPDVADTLNNLAALYSDQGNHEAALPLFQRSLRIYETELGENHPDVADTLNNLAALYSDQGNYEAALPLFQRSLRIFETELGENHPDVANTLNNLAALYYEQGNHEAALPLFQRSLRIFETEIFETELSENYLDVADSLDVADSLDLLSALYVRQGNYEAALPLSQRSLRIQETELGENHPDVATSLGSLAAVYALQGNREAALPLRQRSLRIRETALGANHPDVADTLNNLALLYARQGNHEAALPLLQRSLRIYETKLGENHLSVAYTLNIQALLYSEQGNEAAALPLRQRAERIRQMGGSR, encoded by the coding sequence ATGAAATTCTGGGTTCAATCGGCTCTCATCGCTCCCTTAGTGGTGCTTTCAGTTCTTGGATGCACAAACAATGTTGATAAAGCCAATGAACTGCATCAGCAAGCCACAATTCTTTATGAACAAAGAGACTATGAAGCGGCCCTGCCCCTATATCAGAGCGCTCTAGAGATTCGAGAAGCTGAACTGGGTGAGAATCATCCCGATGTTGCAGATACTCTTAATAATCTGGCTGCTTTATACTCTGACCAAGGAAATCATGAAGCCGCCTTGCCCCTGTTTCAACGTAGTTTAAGGATTTATGAAACCGAACTGGGTGAGAATCATCCCGATGTTGCAGATACTCTTAATAATCTGGCTGCTTTATACTCTGACCAAGGAAATTATGAAGCCGCCTTGCCCCTGTTTCAACGCAGTTTAAGAATTTTTGAAACCGAACTGGGTGAGAATCATCCCGATGTTGCAAATACCCTTAATAATCTGGCTGCTTTATACTATGAACAAGGAAATCATGAAGCCGCCTTGCCCCTGTTTCAACGCAGTTTAAGAATTTTTGAAACCGAAATTTTTGAAACCGAACTCAGTGAGAATTATCTCGATGTTGCAGATAGCCTTGATGTTGCAGATAGCCTTGATCTTCTGTCTGCTTTATACGTTCGCCAAGGAAATTATGAAGCTGCCTTGCCCCTGTCGCAACGCAGTTTAAGGATTCAGGAAACCGAACTCGGTGAGAATCATCCCGATGTTGCCACTAGCCTTGGTAGTCTGGCTGCTGTATACGCTCTCCAAGGAAATCGTGAAGCCGCCTTGCCCCTGCGTCAACGTAGTTTAAGGATTCGAGAAACCGCACTCGGTGCGAATCATCCCGATGTTGCAGATACCCTTAATAATCTGGCTCTTTTATACGCTCGCCAAGGAAATCATGAAGCCGCCTTGCCCCTGTTGCAACGCAGTTTAAGGATTTATGAAACCAAACTAGGTGAGAATCATCTCAGTGTTGCATATACCCTTAATATTCAGGCTCTTTTATACTCTGAACAAGGAAATGAGGCTGCTGCCTTACCCCTACGTCAACGCGCTGAAAGGATTCGACAAATGGGTGGTTCTCGCTAG